From a single Porites lutea chromosome 10, jaPorLute2.1, whole genome shotgun sequence genomic region:
- the LOC140949476 gene encoding uncharacterized protein encodes MSDSDHPSDSATGTGPPIQRSSQFDAVFEQFKGYVDSRLHELSTASASNTESSKSLSETKKLHREAEASKLKKKGNLKQFLFNAELLDEVKSITEDLQTQDTDSANKTAKRTIKLIERRQKLIKLADKSEAGWLAVDEYESDELTEDSADEKRIRKAQDKAVRKKFQMAKSASRSRSTGSSIRNVPSNSQDNLLFRGRRQPNPQDICFTCGWPGHWSKTCNVHPYKYKQPSLLKPSPRPTGQQQFPWPSTAGQSNPK; translated from the exons ATGTCCGATAGTGATCACCCGTCCGATAGTGCTACAGGAACTGGGCCGCCTATTCAGCGTTCTAGCCAATTTGACGCTGTCTTCGAACAGTTTAAAGGTTATGTAGATTCAAGATTACATGAGCTTTCAACCGCGTCGGCGAGTAACACCGAATCCAGCAAATCTCTCTCCGAAACGAAGAAACTCCACAGAGAGGCCGAAGCTTCTAAGCTGAAGAAGAAAGGGAATCTCAAGCAGTTTCTCTTCAACGCTGAACTCCTCGACGAGGTCAAGTCCATTACTGAAGACCTTCAAACGCAAGATACAGATTCGGCGAACAAAACGGCCAAGCGTACAATTAAACTCATTGAAAGGCGTCAGAAACTCATCAAACTCGCCGACAAGAGTGAAGCCGGCTGGTTAGCAGTAGACGAATATGAGAGTGATGAACTCACCGAAGACTCGGCCGACGAGAAGCGTATCAGAAAGGCACAAGATAAAGCAGTCCGTAAAAAGTTTCAGATGGCTAAATCTGCTTCTAGGTCTCGCTCTACTGGTAGTAGCATACGGAATGTTCCGTCCAACTCTCAGGATAATTTGCTTTTTCGAG GCCGTCGACAGCCTAATCCACAAGACATATGTTTCACATGCGGATGGCCAGGTCACTGGAGTAAAACCTGCAATGTCCACCCTTACAAGTATAAGCAACCAAGCCTGCTCAAGCCTTCACCAAGACCCACTGGGCAGCAGCAGTTCCCTTGGCCCTCCACAGCGGGGCAGTCTAACCCCAAGTAA